TGGCGGCCCCCGGCACCCCGAACGCGGTGTCCACACCCTCCAGGCGCATCACATGCACGGCAGCTTCCGCCGCAGTCATCTTGGGCATCTGAGTTTCCTCCTTGAGGGCGAGCTTAAGGGTCGAGGGCTGGTTTGTCAATCCGTAGAACTATATTTCGCTGAATGAAAATAAGGGGATGGATCGCGCTCCACATCCCCACGGGTTGAGCGGCGGACCTTCTCTCCGTGTTGGACGTAGGCTTGAGACGCCTGATCCCGCAGAAAATCAGGGCGGCGAGAGAAGCAGGTTCCTGAGAAGCCCAGAATGCTACTTTGGGTTGAGAGGGCATGTACCTGAGTATTTTACGGAGCAAAAAACCTCTCCACACTTTGACAAAAGCGGCGGGGATGTGTTACACCCTAAGCACTTCGCTCCTCATCGCCGCCCGACCCTGACCCGGCTGCCTGCGCGGCACCACTGGAGTCTCCCTGTGACCACACCTGCCCCCGACCTTCGGCGCACGCTTCAGGACCGTTTCGGTGGGCGCTGGCGTGCCCTGCTCGCCCAGGACCGGAGCAGCTGGGCACCCGGCTTCAACCCGGCGGGGGCGTCTGTTCGTCAGGGGGAGTGGCAGGTGGCCCCTCCGCCCGCAGAACTGCGTGCCCGCCTGGTGGAACAGCTCGTGGAACCGAGCGACGCCGGGGCATTGAAGGCTGCGCTCACCGCCGCCCCCGACGCCCTGATTTTCGACTTCGACGACACCTTTTCGCCGACGCCGGAGAATGTACGGGCCGGACACGCGAACCTTCAGGGGTTGCCGGAGGGTGGCCCGCTCCCCATGACCCGGCCCCGCCCGCTGTACATGGAGAACGGGGACGGCGGAAGCGCCAGCGTCGACGACCTCGCCGCCTTCGTGGGGGCGTTCGCGGGCCGTGACCACCTGTTCGTCTACGTTCCCAAGCTGGAGTTTCCCGACGAGGCGGAGTTCTGGAACGACCTGCTGACCGAGGCCGAGCACCTGAGCGGACGGGTGCCGAACAGCCTGCGCGTCTGCATCCAGATCGAGACGCTGCCGGGGGCCTTCCACGCCGAGGAGCTGCTGCATACGCTGCGGGAGCGGGCCTTCGGGCTGAATGCCGGGCGCTGGGACTACGTGTTCAGCGCGGTGAAGTGGCTGGGGCTGGACAGGCGATTCTGCCTGCCGGAGCGCGGCGAGTTGCACATGGGGCAACCGGCGATGGGAGCTTACGAGGCCCACCTCGCGCGGGTGTGTGGCCGACGGGGCGCGCAGGCCATCGGGGGCACGGCGGCGCTGGCCCCCGACCCGCAGAATCCCGAACCCGCCCTCGCCGTCGTGCGCGCCGACAAGGAGCGGGAGGCCGCGCGGGGTTACGTCGCGGCGTGGGCCGGGCTGCCGGAACTGATTCCCACCGTCCGGGCCGTGTTCCAGTCGCCGCCGCCCGTCTCTCCCCCATCGCCGATGGCCGAGGAGGACGTGGCCGCCGAACTGCTCGACCTTCCCCGCGCCGAACGGGTGTCCGAGGCCGCGGTGCGCGAGGCTATCGGCGTGTCGGTTACATACTTCCGCGCGTGGCTGGGCGGTCGGGGTGTGATCGTCCGCAACGGGCGGGTGGAGGACACCGCCACCACCGAACTCGCCCGCGCCCAGTTGTGGGGGTGGGTGCGTCACCGCCTGCCGCTGGACACGGGGGGAACGCTCACGCCGGAGCGTTTCCGACAACTCCTGGCCCACCAGGCCGACCCGCAGGAGAGCGCCGCGCGGCTGCTGCTCGCGCTCGTCCTCCCCGACGCCTGCCCCGCCTTCTTCCCGGCGGTGGCCCGCTCCCTCCCGGAGGTGAATCCCGTATGACCCGGCCCCCCACGACGCCCGCTCCCCTCCCCCTGGCCGAAGACTGGGGCCGCCTGGCCGGACGGGCGCTCGACTGCTGCCTGGAGATCGCCGCCTGCACCGAGGTTCCCGGCCAGATCACCCGCACCTTCCTCTGCGCGCCCACGCACGACGCCCACGCGCGGCTGGACCGCTGGGCCGCCTCGCTGGGGTTGCGGACCCGTGAGGACGCTGCCGGGAACTGGCGGGCCACCCGCCGCAGCGACAGGCCGGGTGCCCGCACGCTCGTCATCGGCTCGCACCTCGACACCGTGCCGAACGCCGGACCCTACGACGGCGTGCTCGGCGTGGTGCTGGGGGTCGCGCTAATGGAGGCGCTGCGCGACGTGTCCCTCCCCTACCACGTGGAGGTCGTGGGCTTCAGCGAGGAGGAGGGCGTGCGCTTCGGCGTGCCCTTCATCGGGAGCCGGGCGCTGCTCGGCACGGCGGAGGCGCTGCTCGGCGTGACCGACGCGCGGGGCCGAACCGTCGCTCAGGCCATCACCGACTACGGGCTGGACGTGAATACGTTGGCGGAGGCGCGACTTGCGGACGACGTGCTGGGCTATCTCGAACTCCACATCGAGCAGGGGCCGGTGCTGGAGGCCGAGGGCCGCCCGCTGGGGCTGGTGGAGGCCATCGCGGGGCAGTCGCGGCTGGACCTGACCTTCACGGGCCGGGCCAACCACGCGGGCACCACGCCCATGCGCCTGCGCCGGGACGCGCTGGCGGGCGCGAGCGCCTTCGTCCTCGCCACGGAGACGCTGGCCCGCAAGACGCCGCGCCTCGTCGCCACCGTCGGCTCGCTGACGCCGCTGCCGGGGGCCGTCAACGTGATTCCCGGCGAGGTCCGCCTCACGCTCGACATCCGCCACGCGTCGAACGAGGTGCGGCGCGAGGCCCTGGAACGGATACTGGCCGAGGGACGGCGCATTGCGGAGGAACGCGGCCTGAGCTTCACCCACGCCCTGCGGCTGGAGGAGGCCGCGACCCCGATGAACCCCGCGCTGATGACCCTATTGGGCAAGGCCATGCTCGCCGAGGGCCACGACGCCACCCCGATGGTGAGCGGTGCCGGGCACGACGCCATGCTGGTCGGGCAGGTCTGGCCCGCCGCGATGCTCTTCCTGCGCTCACCCGGCGGCATCAGCCATCACCCCGACGAGAGCGTGCTGGAGGGGGACGTGGAGGCCGCCCTGCGCGTCGGTGCCCGCTTCCTGCGCCTGCTCGCCGAGCGCGAGGAGGCCCGCTGATGTACGACCTTTTGGTGCGTGGCGGCGCGGTCGTGCGGGAGAGCGGCGTGGAGACCGCCGACCTCGCGGTGGAGGGGGGCCGGGTGGTGGCGGTCGGCCCCGACCTTGCGGAGAGTGCCCGCGAGGAGATCGACGCGCGGGGCCTGCACGTCCTTCCCGGCGCGGTGGACCTCCACGTCCACTTCAACGAGCCGGGCCGCACCGACTGGGAGGGCGTGACGACGGGCAGCCGTGCCCTCCTCGCCGGGGGCGGCACCACCTTCGGGGACATGCCGCTCAACAGCACGCCGCCCGTGCTCGACCGCGAGACCTTCGAGGCCAAGCGCCGCGCCGCCGAGGCCGGGTCCCACGCCGACTTCGCCCTGTGGGGTGGGCTGACGCCAGGTGGGCTGGACCGTCTGCCCGAACTCGCCGAGGCCGGGGCGCTGGGCTTCAAGGCGTTCATGAGCAACAGCGGCATCGCCGAGTTTACCGCCGCCGACGACGTGACCGTGTGGGAGGGGCTGGCCGTGGCCCGCGACCTGGGCCGCGTGGTCGCCCTGCACGGCGAGAGCGACGCGATCACGGGCATCCTCGCCGCGCGCATCCGGGCGGGGGGCGGCACGGGCGTCGCCGACTACCTGCGGAGCCGCCCCGTGCTCGCCGAGGCCGAGGCCGTCTCGCGCGCCCTGCTGCTCGCGGAGGAGACGGGCGGGCGGCTGCACCTCGTCCACCTCAGCACCGGGCGGGCCGTGACGCTGGCCGCCGAGGCGCGGTCGCGCGGCGTGGACGTGAGCGTGGAGGTCTGCCCTCACCACCTCCTCTTCACGGGCGAGGACATGGAACGGCTGGGCGCGGTCCTCAAGTGCGCGCCGCCCCTGCGTGGTCAGCCGGAGGTGGACGCCCTCTGGAACGCCTTGCGCGCCGGACTGGTGGACACGGTGGGGTCCGACCACTCACCGAGCAGCCTCGACCTCAAGGACCGTGCCGACTTCTTCGAGGTGTGGGGCGGCGTCGCCGGGGTGCAGTCCACCCTGGCCGCGATGCTCACCGAGGGGCGGGCGCACGGGCTGACCCTGCCGCACATCGTCCGCCTGCTGTCCCATGCGCCCGCCGACCGCTTCGGCCTCGCCGCGAAGGGCCGCCTGGAGCCGGGAGCCGACGCCGACCTGTGCCTCGTCGCGCTGGACGAGGAGTGGGTCCACACGAGGGACGACCTTCACACCCGCTGGAAATTCAGCCCCTACCTGGGCCGCACCTTCCGGGGCCGGGTACGCCGAACGCTTCTCAGGGGGCAGAAGGTGTATGTGGACGGGGTGTTTCCTCTGCCGCCGGGGGGACGGTTGGTGGTGCCGACCTGAAAGCGGTCAGCCGTCAGCTTTCAGCGGTCAGAAGAGAGGGGAATTGACGTGTTCGTTTTCTTTATTGCTAGGCCAGCTCACCCCCTCCCGGCCTCCCCCCTCAAGGGGGAGGAGCAAAAGAGCAAGGGCAATAGCTTTTTCTCCCTCTCCCCTTGCGGGAGAGGGCCGGGGAGAGGGGTGACGAGCAACGCTCGTCTTGTTGTCCAACGAGAAACACACTCCAACACGCCGTTAGACCGTCAGACGGTTAGACCGTTAGACCCCCGCCCCCCAGGAGGCCCCCTTGACCCTCAAACACCTCGGCCAGACCCGCAGCGTCGTCAACCCGGAGTACGCCCTCCTGACGCCCGAAACCTTCATCCGCACAGCCGTGGCCGAGTGGAAGGACACGGCCTGCCTCGTCCACATCGCCCCGGTGATCGGGCTGGGTGCCCGTTTCAGCCAGTTCACCGCCGAGATGCGTGCGGGCGCGGTGGCGAGCGCTCCGCCGAAGGGCGTTCAACGCTTCGTGTTCGTGCTCGACGGTGAGGTGGAGGTGCGCGTGGGCGGCGACACCCACCGCCTGACCGAGTACGGGTACGCCTACCTCCCCGCCGGGACGGATCACAGCATCCACGCGGGGGAGGCGGCCCGCGTCTCCGTCTTCGAGAAGCGGTTTCAGCCCCAGTTGGAGG
The nucleotide sequence above comes from Deinococcus sp. YIM 134068. Encoded proteins:
- a CDS encoding malate synthase A; translation: MTTPAPDLRRTLQDRFGGRWRALLAQDRSSWAPGFNPAGASVRQGEWQVAPPPAELRARLVEQLVEPSDAGALKAALTAAPDALIFDFDDTFSPTPENVRAGHANLQGLPEGGPLPMTRPRPLYMENGDGGSASVDDLAAFVGAFAGRDHLFVYVPKLEFPDEAEFWNDLLTEAEHLSGRVPNSLRVCIQIETLPGAFHAEELLHTLRERAFGLNAGRWDYVFSAVKWLGLDRRFCLPERGELHMGQPAMGAYEAHLARVCGRRGAQAIGGTAALAPDPQNPEPALAVVRADKEREAARGYVAAWAGLPELIPTVRAVFQSPPPVSPPSPMAEEDVAAELLDLPRAERVSEAAVREAIGVSVTYFRAWLGGRGVIVRNGRVEDTATTELARAQLWGWVRHRLPLDTGGTLTPERFRQLLAHQADPQESAARLLLALVLPDACPAFFPAVARSLPEVNPV
- a CDS encoding allantoate amidohydrolase, which produces MTRPPTTPAPLPLAEDWGRLAGRALDCCLEIAACTEVPGQITRTFLCAPTHDAHARLDRWAASLGLRTREDAAGNWRATRRSDRPGARTLVIGSHLDTVPNAGPYDGVLGVVLGVALMEALRDVSLPYHVEVVGFSEEEGVRFGVPFIGSRALLGTAEALLGVTDARGRTVAQAITDYGLDVNTLAEARLADDVLGYLELHIEQGPVLEAEGRPLGLVEAIAGQSRLDLTFTGRANHAGTTPMRLRRDALAGASAFVLATETLARKTPRLVATVGSLTPLPGAVNVIPGEVRLTLDIRHASNEVRREALERILAEGRRIAEERGLSFTHALRLEEAATPMNPALMTLLGKAMLAEGHDATPMVSGAGHDAMLVGQVWPAAMLFLRSPGGISHHPDESVLEGDVEAALRVGARFLRLLAEREEAR
- a CDS encoding allantoinase, with translation MYDLLVRGGAVVRESGVETADLAVEGGRVVAVGPDLAESAREEIDARGLHVLPGAVDLHVHFNEPGRTDWEGVTTGSRALLAGGGTTFGDMPLNSTPPVLDRETFEAKRRAAEAGSHADFALWGGLTPGGLDRLPELAEAGALGFKAFMSNSGIAEFTAADDVTVWEGLAVARDLGRVVALHGESDAITGILAARIRAGGGTGVADYLRSRPVLAEAEAVSRALLLAEETGGRLHLVHLSTGRAVTLAAEARSRGVDVSVEVCPHHLLFTGEDMERLGAVLKCAPPLRGQPEVDALWNALRAGLVDTVGSDHSPSSLDLKDRADFFEVWGGVAGVQSTLAAMLTEGRAHGLTLPHIVRLLSHAPADRFGLAAKGRLEPGADADLCLVALDEEWVHTRDDLHTRWKFSPYLGRTFRGRVRRTLLRGQKVYVDGVFPLPPGGRLVVPT
- the allE gene encoding (S)-ureidoglycine aminohydrolase; protein product: MTLKHLGQTRSVVNPEYALLTPETFIRTAVAEWKDTACLVHIAPVIGLGARFSQFTAEMRAGAVASAPPKGVQRFVFVLDGEVEVRVGGDTHRLTEYGYAYLPAGTDHSIHAGEAARVSVFEKRFQPQLEGLPAPEVFVGNEQDVAGTEFEGDPGLIARKLLPDAPQFDFIVTTMSYAPGATLPYVEIHYMEHGLLMLEGEGIYRLGERYLQVTRGDVIWMGAHCPQWYGALGKTWSKYLLYKDMNRHPLEPT